The genomic stretch TTCAAGTTCCTCATAGCACTAAGAGCTGTCTCTTGATCTTTGTACTCACAAAATCCATATCCCTTTGGCTTGCCTGTCTCCCGATCGAACactaatctaattaaattacaaatttttgtaAGTAATATAAAGATCTAcaataacaatttattattaactaataatatttaaattcaaaatgaaCTTACTTAAATGAAAGCACTGGTCCAACTTCGCTAAAAATATCCTTTAAATTCTCCTCTGTGGCTTCGTACGGGATATTCCCGACTATTCAAAAAGATCATACATATTTGAAGGTTATGCggtatcattattaataaaaaataatctaaTATCAAACAATGTTTCTTACCGAAAACACTCCGCATAGACTTGTCCATGAGCGATTGATCAGAAATAGTTGAATTACTCATTTTTGCAATTTATTCGCTTTTGTTTATTATTCGAAGTTTGAACACAGCACTAGTTCGCTGTTACTAGAAAAACACAAACGAAAACCAATTCACATTGATACATGGCTAATCGATAATATCacattattttatgtatttttattttttttattacaccATTTATATTATTCTGCCATAAATCGCATAAATTATATATCTCTCATCTATTAATTGATCTTCTAAATGGATAATTTAAATtcaaaagtaaacaaaaataaattaagaaataacatattttttgtcagtttattttatttcatataaaagtacattttcaatattacaATCAACCATACATTAGCTCTTGATAAATTTATGATGTAAAACTATTTCTTCATTACTATAATAGACTATAGACAATATGATTTTCATAATGTATAATGCTTTGATATAATTAAACAAGAAAGCAATCGTTGAatcatatcttttttacttAATGGTGGAACAATCTCAAATTAGTATGAATCAATACCATTTTATGTTCATCACAAGCTTGTATTACTGTCTTATCATTTACAGAACCAGAAGGGCTTGCAATATATTTGACGCCGCtctgtaattaaataattaccttttaaaatttcaaaaaaagatATGGCAagataatacaataaataactAAACTATATACCAATTTAGCTCTATCCACATTATCTCTGAATGGGAAAAAAGCATCGCTACTTAAAACAACATTGTCCGCTTTGTTTATCCATTCTGTTTTATCACTTTCTGAGAGTTTCTGTGGAACTTCCTCGTACATTTCCGCCCAAGTAGCCTCATCCATATCTTTTCCAATAGATCCGTTTACATAATTGTCAATAGCATTCGAAATTTCTGCTCGTTTTACACTTTTCTTAAACTTCATACCAGTAACTTTGGGATGCTGTCGAAGCCACCTGAAAAACGTTCATTATAACGTTGACAATAATAGATcgattattacgatatatgcaACAGATACTAGATATTAAGAACACAATATACCAGTTATCAGCTTTATCACCAGCAAGTCTTGTACAATGAATCCTTGATTGTTGTCCTGCACCTATTCCAATTACTTGCCCATCTTTTGCATAACAAACTGAATTACTTTGGGTATACTTTAAAGCAATAGTAGCAACAATTAAATCTCTCATAGCACTATCAGAAATGGTCAAATTTTTAGTTACTACATtggaaaatgtatttttatcaaTAACTGCATCATTACGTTTCTGTTCCATAGTTAAACCAAAAAGAACTCTACGCTCCATTTGAGATGGTACATAATTTGGATCAATTTGAAGAATACAATATGCaccattttttttcttccttaaaATTTTAAGGGCATCCTCTGAATAGCCAGGTGCAATAATACCATCAGAGACCTCTctaaaatatgaataataataaaaaataattaatagtttcttgacttcaatttttaatttgattATACCATACATTACCTAGATATGATTTTAGCAGTAACTTCATCACATATGTCAGATAATGCAATAAAATCTCCAAAGCTTGACATTCTATCTGCTCCTCGTGCACGTGCATAAGCAGTTGCTAGTGGTGTAAGTTGGTGTAATAAGTCATCTACTTGACATAACTTTGCTTCTACAGCGTCCAGTGGTACACTAACTGCTGCACCAGCTGGACTAACATGTTTAAAAGATGTTGCAGCTGGCAAATTTAAAGCTGCCTTTAACTCCTTCACCAACTGATATCCATTTAATGCATCACAAAGATTAATAAAACCTGGGGAACCATTTACTACTGTCAGTGGTAATTTATCTAAAGTTGTAAAA from Bombus vancouverensis nearcticus chromosome 9, iyBomVanc1_principal, whole genome shotgun sequence encodes the following:
- the LOC117163647 gene encoding bifunctional purine biosynthesis protein ATIC, which gives rise to MSAGNLALLSVSDKTNLLPFAKKLHELGLSLVASGGTAKSLRDAGLPVKDVSNITGAPEMLNGRVKTLHPAVHAGILARLTDSDQQDLHKQNYQLIQLVVCNLYPFVNTVAKPGVTIEDAVENVDIGGVTLLRAAAKNHSRVTVICDPSDYEKVGKELESSINKDTSLETRQVLALKAFTHTAEYDNAISDYFRKQYSSGVSQLTLRYGMNPHQKPAQIFTTLDKLPLTVVNGSPGFINLCDALNGYQLVKELKAALNLPAATSFKHVSPAGAAVSVPLDAVEAKLCQVDDLLHQLTPLATAYARARGADRMSSFGDFIALSDICDEVTAKIISREVSDGIIAPGYSEDALKILRKKKNGAYCILQIDPNYVPSQMERRVLFGLTMEQKRNDAVIDKNTFSNVVTKNLTISDSAMRDLIVATIALKYTQSNSVCYAKDGQVIGIGAGQQSRIHCTRLAGDKADNWWLRQHPKVTGMKFKKSVKRAEISNAIDNYVNGSIGKDMDEATWAEMYEEVPQKLSESDKTEWINKADNVVLSSDAFFPFRDNVDRAKLSGVKYIASPSGSVNDKTVIQACDEHKMVLIHTNLRLFHH